In Vitis vinifera cultivar Pinot Noir 40024 chromosome 17, ASM3070453v1, one genomic interval encodes:
- the LOC132252838 gene encoding uncharacterized protein LOC132252838, translated as MPGTKEGNIADVSKWEEKDHVKINIAADGKDIELSIDNASKLKIKYKNRLQMIIPKQQESNSSDTNETQPVNTTSIPKEQEFNRTDIDKTQPVNTTSIPKQQENSSDTNKTQPMNTTSIPKQQESNSFDTNKTQPVNTTSIPKQEEFNSSDANKTQPVNITSIPKQQESNSSDTSKTQPVNTISIPKQQEFNNSDTNKTDQFVNTTSIPKQ; from the exons ATGCCAGGCACAAAAGAAGGGAATATTGCAGATGTTAGTAAATGGGAGGAAAAAGatcatgtcaaaatcaacaTTGCAG CCGATGGGAAAGACATAGAACTGAGCATAGACAACGCAAGCaagctaaaaatcaaatataagaaccGTCTCCAAATGATCATCCCAAAGCAGCAAGAATCTAACAGCTCTGACACCAATGAAACTCAGCCAGTGAATACTACTAGCATCCCAAAGGAGCAAGAATTTAACAGGACTGACATCGACAAAACTCAACCAGTGAATACTACTAGCATCCCAAAACAACAAGAAAATAGCTCTGACACCAACAAAACTCAGCCTATGAATACTACGAGCATCCCAAAGCAGCAAGAATCTAACAGTTTTGACACCAACAAAACTCAGCCAGTGAATACTACTAGCATCCCAAAACAAGAAGAATTTAACAGTTCTGACGCCAACAAAACTCAGCCTGTCAATATTACTAGCATCCCAAAGCAGCAAGAATCTAACAGTTCTGACACCAGCAAAACTCAGCCAGTGAATACCATCAGCATCCCAAAGCAGCAAGAATTTAACAATTCCGACACCAACAAAACTGACCAGTTTGTGAATACTACTAGCATCCCAAAGCAGTAA
- the LOC100267345 gene encoding LOW QUALITY PROTEIN: pectate lyase (The sequence of the model RefSeq protein was modified relative to this genomic sequence to represent the inferred CDS: substituted 1 base at 1 genomic stop codon): MKGDIRALGLSLLTNIXSQWGCDLVQKRNILWDRSFDSTNHTRRNLSKFSGLCMATNPIDRCWRCRSDWASNRMKLADCVLGFGQKTTGGKGGKIYVVTDPSDNDMVNPKPGTLRHAAIQEEPLWIIFAHSMAIRLNEELIMTSNKTIDARGANVHIANGAGLTLQFVHNIIIHGLHIHDIKVGNGGLIRDSASHYGFRTRSDGDGISIFGATNIWIDHISMSNCADGLIDAIMASTAITISNCHFTHHNEVMLFGASDGYSGDAIMQITITFNHFGQGLTQRMPRCRWGFFHVVNNDYTHWLMYAIGGSHHPTILSQGNRFIAPPDINCKEVTKRDYSPESVWKSWTWRSQGDLMMNGAFFVESGDPNFDFSNKYVIRAKPGAFVTRLTRFSGALSCREGMPC; this comes from the exons ATGAAGGGAGACATAAGAGCTTTAGGACTAT CATTATTAACCAATATTTGATCACAATGGGGCTGTGACTTGGTACAAAAACGTAACATTTTATGGGACAGGAGCTTTGATAGTACAAACCACACAAGGAGGAATTTGAGTAAATTTTCAGGACTATGCATGGCTACCAACCCAATCGACAGGTGCTGGAGATGCCGAAGTGACTGGGCTAGCAACCGCATGAAACTAGCTGATTGTGTGCTTGGGTTTGGGCAGAAGACAACTGGAGGCAAAGGTGGCAAAATTTATGTGGTGACGGATCCGTCTGACAATGACATGGTGAACCCCAAGCCCGGGACTTTACGTCATGCCGCGATCCAGGAGGAGCCACTTTGGATCATATTTGCCCATAGCATGGCAATCAGGCTAAATGAGGAGCTGATCATGACCAGTAATAAAACCATTGATGCCCGTGGAGCCAATGTGCACATTGCCAATGGTGCTGGCTTGACTCTGCAGTTTGTGCATAATATCATCATCCATGGCCTCCACATTCATGATATTAAGGTCGGCAATGGTGGCCTGATCCGGGACTCGGCCAGCCACTATGGCTTCCGCACAAGAAGCGATGGGGATGGTATATCGATTTTCGGGGCCACAAATATTTGGATTGATCATATTTCCATGTCGAATTGTGCTGATGGACTAATAGATGCCATCATGGCATCAACTGCTATTACCATCTCCAACTGCCATTTCACTCACCATAATGAG GTCATGTTGTTTGGTGCAAGCGACGGTTACTCCGGTGATGCAATCATGCAAATAACAATTACTTTCAACCACTTCGGCCAGGGGTTGACACAAAGGATGCCAAGATGCCGGTGGGGATTCTTCCATGTTGTCAACAATGACTACACACATTGGCTGATGTACGCCATAGGGGGTAGCCACCATCCTACCATACTCAGCCAGGGTAACCGATTCATCGCTCCTCCTGACATTAACTGTAAAGAG GTGACAAAGAGGGATTACTCACCTGAGAGTGTGTGGAAGAGTTGGACGTGGAGATCACAGGGGGATCTGATGATGAATGGGGCCTTCTTCGTTGAATCTGGAGACCCTAATTTTGATTTCTCAAACAAATATGTGATCAGGGCAAAACCTGGGGCATTTGTCACCAGGCTAACACGCTTTTCGGGTGCTCTTAGCTGCAGAGAAGGGATGCCATGTTAG